A part of Gossypium hirsutum isolate 1008001.06 chromosome A07, Gossypium_hirsutum_v2.1, whole genome shotgun sequence genomic DNA contains:
- the LOC107929882 gene encoding protein BIG GRAIN 1-like B yields the protein MFRVEKTLMREERYRHKRDNPSFSSSLLDQICRSIDDNDGISDTKNQGLKFNSKKQEIWDPQRDCLIEKWMENKVSEKKIAGKKQGLKDFKKKSHHHHHHVSLFSSSSSSSDSSSGGFFSSSDTESLYGSKTKAPCFVPPPSLPKPKPVRTSVSAPPEKLDERSKSRAMKIYGNLKKVKQPISPGARLASFINSLFTNSKKTKNPDDDDGDGDDEYDERKLKSSQVCSSASSFSRSCLSKNTREKSRNGVKRTVRFCPVSVIVDEDSRPCGQKRVYEQQKSRLLPVSVPTAWKIGKSSSEVKFQVMEKSKRVEEMAREIIREYHQNQKKNSHYDDDDDDDDDDDDDDDAGSESSSDLFELDHLVLMGNDRYKEELPVYETTHVETNRAIANGFIM from the exons atgttTAGAGTGGAGAAAACACTGATGAGAGAAGAAAGATACAGGCATAAGAGAGATAAcccatctttctcttcttctttactCGATCAAATCTGTCGTTCGATCGATGATAATGATGGTATTAGCGACACCAAAAATCAAGGCTTGAAATTCAATAGCAAAAAACAAGAGATTTGGGATCCCCAACGAGATTGTTTGATCgagaaatggatggaaaacaaggTTTCCGAGAAGAAAATCGCAGGGAAAAAACAGGGTCTCAAAGATTTCAAAAAGaa atcacatcatcatcatcatcatgtgAGTTTGTTTAGCTCAAGTTCTAGCTCATCGGATTCCAGTTCCGGTGGGTTTTTTTCATCATCCGACACTGAATCTTTGTATGGTTCAAAGACAAAAGCTCCATGTTTCGTTCCTCCACCATCACTACCAAAGCCTAAACCTGTCAGGACCAGCGTGTCGGCTCCTCCGGAGAAACTTGATGAAAGGTCGAAATCGAGAGCCATGAAAATCTATGGTAATTTAAAGAAGGTGAAACAACCCATTTCACCTGGTGCCCGTCTCGCCAGTTTCATCAACTCTCTGTTTACAAATTCAAAGAAAACCAAGAATccagatgatgatgatggtgatggtgatgacGAATACGATGAGAGAAAATTGAAGTCAAGCCAGGTTTGTTCGTCAGCTTCATCTTTTTCGAGATCATGTCTAAGCAAGAACACGCGAGAAAAATCCCGCAATGGGGTGAAAAGAACAGTCAGGTTTTGTCCGGTGAGCGTCATCGTCGACGAAGATAGcagaccgtgtggacaaaaacgtGTATACGAACAACAAAAGTCGAGGTTGCTGCCGGTTTCGGTTCCGACGGCGTGGAAAATCGGGAAATCGTCGTCGGAGGTGAAGTTTCAAGTAATGGAGAAGAGTAAGCGAGTGGAAGAAATGGCTAGGGAGATTATAAGAGaatatcatcaaaatcagaagaaaaacagtcattatgatgatgatgatgatgatgatgatgatgatgatgatgatgatgatgcaggTAGTGAGTCGAGTTCGGATTTGTTCGAGTTGGATCACCTTGTTCTCATGGGAAATGATAGGTATAAAGAAGAGTTACCAGTGTATGAAACTACTCATGTTGAAACAAATCGAGCCATTGCTAATGGCTTCATAATGTAA